The region GGGCAAGGAAATGGATTTATCTTTAGAGGGCGTAAAGCGTCCGGATACCCATACTGGGGCTCAGGGTGCCAAACTGGATGACATTGATATTAAATTCGGTTATTGTACTGAATTTATCATCAATCTGGAAAATCGATATGATGATAAGACAGAGCATGAATTTAAGGGATACCTGGAATCCATCGGGGATTCCATTGTGGTTGTGTCGGATGAAGATATGGTAAAGGTTCACGTTCATACCAATGATCCGGGGCTTGCAATCCAAAAGGCCCTTACGTTCGGCTCTTTATCCCGTATGAAGATTGATAATATGAGGGAAGAGCATCAGGAAAAGCTGATTAAGGAATCGGAAAAGCTGGCGGCACAGCAGAAGGCGGAAGAAGAAAAAAGGGCGGAAAAGAGAAAGCCTTATGGTTTTATTTCCGTATCCGCAGGAGAAGGCCTTGATGGAATATTCCAGGGGATCGGTGCCGACTATCTGATCCAGGGCGGACAGACCATGAACCCCAGTACAGAGGATATGCTCAATGCCATTGACCGGGTGAATGCAGACACCATCTACATTCTGCCTAACAATAAAAATATTATATTGGCTGCCGAGCAGGCGAAAAGCCTGGTGGAAGACAAGAAGATCATTGTGATCCCTTCAAAAACCATACCCCAGGGCATAACTGCCATCATTAATTTTGCGCCGGATCTGTCTCCGGAGGACAATGAGAAGATTATGACAGAAGAGATGGCCCGGGTAAAAACAGGACAGGTAACCTATGCGGTCCGCAATACCATGATTGATGATATTGAGATTCGGGAAGGGGACATCATGGCTTTGGGAGACAATGGTATCCTGGCAGTTGGAAAGGATATTGAACATACGGTGCTGGAAGCGATGAAGGCCATGGTGGAAGAGGAATCGGAGCTGGTGACTGTTTATTACGGCAAGGATGTTAAGGAAGAGGATGCAGATGCGCTGAAGGAAAAAGCGGAAACGTTGTTTTCCCACTGTGAGATAGAGCTTCATGCAGGAGGCCAGCCAATTTATTATTATCTTATATCGGTAGAATAAAAAAAGCCTGC is a window of [Clostridium] saccharolyticum WM1 DNA encoding:
- a CDS encoding DAK2 domain-containing protein → MGMKYIDAEMLQKAFLAGAKGLEAKKEWINELNVFPVPDGDTGTNMTMTIMAAAKEVAAIENPTMEALAKAISSGSLRGARGNSGVILSQLFRGFTKEIAGADRVTATVLANSFVRATETAYKAVMKPKEGTILTVARGMAEKAAELVTETEDILEFCQKVIDHGDYVLSQTPEMLPILKQAGVVDSGGQGLMQVMKGALDCLMGKEMDLSLEGVKRPDTHTGAQGAKLDDIDIKFGYCTEFIINLENRYDDKTEHEFKGYLESIGDSIVVVSDEDMVKVHVHTNDPGLAIQKALTFGSLSRMKIDNMREEHQEKLIKESEKLAAQQKAEEEKRAEKRKPYGFISVSAGEGLDGIFQGIGADYLIQGGQTMNPSTEDMLNAIDRVNADTIYILPNNKNIILAAEQAKSLVEDKKIIVIPSKTIPQGITAIINFAPDLSPEDNEKIMTEEMARVKTGQVTYAVRNTMIDDIEIREGDIMALGDNGILAVGKDIEHTVLEAMKAMVEEESELVTVYYGKDVKEEDADALKEKAETLFSHCEIELHAGGQPIYYYLISVE